Proteins encoded in a region of the Planococcus shixiaomingii genome:
- the folP gene encoding dihydropteroate synthase, whose protein sequence is MNMNEKTRVMGILNVTPDSFSDGGSYTALEQALAHVKQMVADGADIIDIGGESTRPGHTQISIEEEISRVVPIIKAIVEELDVLISIDTYKAAVAEAAVAAGAHIINDIWGAKYEPDITAVAAKYKVPIILMHNRDDASYNNFWEDIQRDMAESVQLALDAGVEREQIWLDPGIGFGKTTAHNIEMMQHLEQFVGLGFPVLLGTSRKSLIGKVLNVPVSERLAGSLATVCYGVEKGCHIVRVHDVRETVQAVRMIDVLMGKTKYEEMA, encoded by the coding sequence ATGAATATGAATGAAAAAACACGGGTAATGGGAATTTTAAACGTTACGCCGGATTCTTTTTCTGACGGCGGAAGTTATACCGCTTTAGAACAAGCATTAGCTCATGTCAAGCAAATGGTGGCAGACGGAGCAGACATTATTGATATAGGTGGAGAATCAACGCGTCCCGGCCATACACAGATATCTATAGAAGAAGAAATCTCTCGCGTAGTGCCGATAATTAAGGCGATCGTGGAAGAACTTGACGTGCTGATTTCCATTGATACGTATAAAGCTGCTGTAGCAGAAGCGGCCGTTGCAGCAGGCGCGCATATTATTAATGACATTTGGGGAGCGAAATATGAGCCGGATATAACTGCGGTAGCCGCCAAATACAAAGTTCCGATCATTCTAATGCACAACCGTGACGATGCGTCATACAATAATTTTTGGGAAGATATCCAGCGCGATATGGCAGAAAGTGTGCAGCTCGCACTGGATGCCGGTGTTGAGCGTGAACAAATTTGGCTCGATCCCGGTATCGGATTTGGGAAAACCACTGCACACAATATCGAAATGATGCAGCATTTAGAACAGTTTGTCGGTTTGGGCTTTCCGGTATTGCTCGGCACTTCTAGAAAGTCATTGATTGGCAAGGTATTAAACGTTCCGGTCTCTGAGCGATTGGCAGGCTCACTTGCGACAGTTTGCTACGGTGTGGAAAAAGGATGTCACATCGTCCGAGTGCATGACGTCCGTGAAACTGTACAAGCGGTACGCATGATAGATGTATTAATGGGCAAAACGAAATACGAGGAGATGGCGTGA
- the folB gene encoding dihydroneopterin aldolase, with product MDFIHVNDMEFYGYHGVFPEETKLGQRFRLTISLAVDLKRAGETDELEHTVHYGEIYAACRSIVEGEPKKLVEAVAEEVAAHILTNFSLVKGIRVLLIKPDPPIPGYYKSVAIELTRGEIT from the coding sequence ATGGATTTTATTCATGTTAATGATATGGAGTTTTACGGTTACCACGGAGTTTTTCCGGAAGAGACAAAATTGGGACAACGATTTCGGTTGACGATTTCGCTTGCGGTGGATCTAAAGCGAGCGGGCGAAACAGACGAGCTTGAGCATACTGTTCACTACGGAGAAATTTACGCAGCGTGCCGCTCGATTGTCGAAGGAGAGCCGAAAAAATTAGTAGAGGCGGTTGCTGAAGAAGTAGCTGCCCACATCTTAACGAACTTTTCGCTAGTAAAAGGCATCCGTGTATTGTTGATCAAACCGGATCCGCCGATTCCGGGCTATTACAAGTCGGTCGCCATTGAACTGACGCGGGGAGAAATCACATGA
- the folK gene encoding 2-amino-4-hydroxy-6-hydroxymethyldihydropteridine diphosphokinase translates to MNDSYLSLGSNMGDRLDMLQQAVRLLMEHPAIEVAGISSLYETDPVGFTEQASFLNMAVHIKTTLTALELLDVCQSIEQRLDRKRIVRWGPRTIDLDILLYNEEHIETERLVVPHPRMQERSFVLIPLLELTPTLEGFGKPDSQGVHLWKTYDGVDTFVRKS, encoded by the coding sequence ATGAACGACAGTTACCTCTCTCTTGGCTCCAACATGGGCGACCGGCTCGACATGCTCCAGCAAGCCGTCCGTCTTTTAATGGAACATCCCGCCATTGAAGTTGCCGGTATCTCGTCTCTATACGAAACAGACCCAGTCGGATTTACAGAACAAGCTTCATTTTTAAATATGGCTGTTCACATTAAGACTACTTTAACTGCTCTTGAGTTATTGGATGTTTGCCAAAGCATCGAACAGCGCCTCGACCGTAAGCGAATCGTTCGCTGGGGTCCGCGAACAATAGACCTTGACATTTTGCTTTATAATGAAGAACACATTGAAACGGAGAGGCTGGTTGTCCCTCACCCAAGAATGCAGGAACGGTCGTTTGTTCTTATCCCTTTATTAGAACTAACTCCAACACTTGAAGGTTTTGGGAAACCAGATTCGCAAGGCGTTCATTTATGGAAAACGTACGACGGGGTCGACACGTTCGTGCGAAAGAGTTAA
- the lysS gene encoding lysine--tRNA ligase, with protein sequence MSEELNDQILVRRQKMQTFRDNGIDPFGARFERTHLSEDIINEYSELSKEELEETPHEVVIAGRIMTKRGKGKAGFAHLQDLKGQIQIYVRKDAIGEEAYGYFNTADLGDIIGVKGTVFKTNVGELSVKATEIEFLTKSLRPLPEKFHGLKDVEQRYRQRYLDLITSDASKETFILRSRIIQSMRRYLDGEGFLEVETPMLHSIAGGAAARPFETHHNALGMELYIRIAIELHLKRLIVGGLEKVYEIGRVFRNEGISTRHNPEFTMLELYEAYADYKDIMALTENLIAHVAQEVLGKTTVQYGEDEINLAPGWRRLHMADAVKEYTGVDFWQPLTKEEAQNLAKEHNIEIKPTMETGHILNEFFEQKVEEQLVQPTFVYGHPVEISPLAKKNPEDERFTDRFELFIVRREHANAFTELNDPIDQRERFEAQLIEKAAGNDEAHEMDDDFIEALEYGMPPTGGLGIGIDRLIMLLTNSASIRDVLLFPQMRPRD encoded by the coding sequence ATGTCAGAAGAGTTGAATGATCAAATATTAGTAAGACGCCAGAAAATGCAGACGTTCCGCGATAACGGAATCGATCCTTTTGGTGCGCGTTTTGAACGTACTCATTTGTCGGAAGATATTATCAATGAGTACAGCGAATTGTCAAAGGAAGAACTTGAAGAAACGCCGCATGAAGTTGTAATTGCTGGACGAATTATGACAAAGCGTGGAAAAGGGAAAGCAGGCTTTGCCCATCTTCAGGATTTAAAAGGGCAAATTCAAATTTATGTTCGCAAAGATGCGATTGGCGAAGAAGCTTATGGCTATTTCAATACCGCTGACCTTGGCGATATTATCGGAGTAAAAGGAACGGTATTTAAAACCAACGTTGGAGAACTGTCCGTTAAAGCGACGGAAATCGAGTTTTTAACAAAATCACTTCGTCCGCTTCCTGAAAAGTTCCATGGTTTGAAAGACGTTGAGCAACGTTACCGTCAACGTTACTTAGATTTGATTACAAGCGATGCTAGTAAAGAAACGTTCATCTTGCGCAGCCGCATCATTCAATCGATGCGCCGCTATTTAGATGGGGAAGGTTTCTTAGAAGTAGAAACACCGATGCTTCATTCAATTGCAGGTGGAGCAGCGGCGCGTCCGTTTGAAACTCACCACAATGCTCTTGGTATGGAATTGTATATTCGAATCGCAATTGAACTTCACTTGAAGCGTTTGATTGTCGGTGGCTTAGAGAAGGTTTACGAAATCGGCCGCGTTTTCCGAAACGAAGGAATATCGACGCGTCATAACCCGGAATTTACTATGCTTGAACTGTATGAAGCTTATGCAGATTACAAAGACATCATGGCATTAACTGAAAATCTGATTGCCCATGTAGCCCAAGAAGTGCTAGGGAAAACAACCGTTCAATATGGCGAGGACGAAATCAATTTGGCGCCAGGTTGGAGAAGACTACATATGGCTGACGCAGTTAAAGAATACACTGGCGTAGACTTCTGGCAGCCATTAACTAAAGAAGAAGCACAAAACCTAGCCAAAGAACACAACATTGAAATTAAACCTACTATGGAAACGGGCCATATCTTAAATGAATTCTTTGAACAAAAAGTAGAAGAACAATTAGTGCAACCTACGTTTGTTTACGGTCACCCGGTTGAAATTTCTCCTTTAGCTAAGAAGAATCCGGAAGATGAACGCTTTACAGATCGGTTTGAATTGTTTATTGTGCGCCGTGAACATGCCAATGCATTTACGGAGTTGAATGATCCGATCGATCAACGGGAGCGGTTCGAAGCTCAATTGATTGAAAAAGCAGCAGGTAACGATGAGGCGCATGAAATGGATGATGATTTCATAGAAGCTTTAGAATACGGCATGCCTCCGACAGGCGGTCTTGGAATCGGCATCGATCGATTAATCATGCTACTGACTAATTCTGCTTCAATTAGAGATGTTCTTTTATTCCCACAAATGCGTCCGCGTGATTAA
- a CDS encoding CtsR family transcriptional regulator, translating to MRNISDVIEGYLKQVIELSERDHIEIKRSEVAEKFQCVPSQINYVINTRFTVDRGYLVESKRGGGGYIRIKRIRFHKKSDVLTEIIERLEQGATQSMAEDIVFRLLDEEIISKREAKLMLSAVDRSTLLLPLPLRDDVRARILIAMLFSLKFQSNT from the coding sequence ATGCGGAATATTTCAGACGTGATTGAAGGTTATTTAAAGCAAGTTATAGAATTAAGCGAGAGAGATCACATTGAAATAAAAAGAAGCGAGGTCGCTGAAAAATTTCAATGTGTTCCTTCTCAAATCAATTATGTAATAAATACCAGGTTTACTGTTGACCGCGGATATTTAGTAGAGAGTAAGCGGGGCGGAGGCGGATACATTCGCATTAAACGAATTCGCTTCCATAAAAAGTCGGATGTTCTAACGGAAATTATTGAGCGTTTAGAACAAGGAGCGACTCAGAGTATGGCTGAAGATATTGTATTCCGACTGCTAGATGAAGAAATTATTTCTAAGCGTGAGGCGAAATTAATGCTAAGTGCAGTAGATCGTTCAACACTGCTTTTGCCTTTACCTCTTCGAGATGATGTAAGAGCCCGAATACTCATTGCCATGCTTTTTTCATTAAAATTTCAGTCGAACACGTAA
- a CDS encoding UvrB/UvrC motif-containing protein, translating to MICDQCGERPASVIVKQTQQGQLTERHLCHICAAGNQSINIAFEQDPMAIHQLLSNWFPAQQKTINPVRKEVAVCPTCGFTFTKFLELGKFGCASCYDTFEPHLVEIFKRLHNGNIEHNGKIPASYGNTLKIKKDIEELRKQMKTSVEGEDFEKAAKLRDEIRVLNTQLEGGVSNGD from the coding sequence ATGATTTGCGATCAATGCGGAGAACGTCCAGCTTCAGTAATAGTAAAACAAACTCAACAAGGACAACTGACAGAACGTCACCTGTGCCATATTTGTGCAGCTGGTAATCAAAGTATTAATATTGCTTTTGAGCAGGACCCAATGGCTATACATCAATTATTATCTAATTGGTTCCCTGCACAACAAAAAACGATTAACCCGGTTCGAAAAGAAGTGGCGGTATGTCCAACTTGTGGTTTCACGTTTACAAAGTTTTTGGAATTGGGGAAATTTGGTTGTGCCTCTTGCTACGATACATTTGAGCCACATTTAGTAGAAATTTTTAAACGACTTCATAATGGCAATATAGAGCATAACGGCAAAATACCAGCATCTTATGGGAATACTTTAAAGATAAAAAAAGATATTGAAGAACTACGTAAACAAATGAAAACCTCTGTTGAAGGAGAAGACTTCGAGAAAGCTGCAAAATTGCGAGATGAAATTCGCGTGCTAAATACGCAGCTTGAAGGAGGTGTTTCAAATGGCGATTGA
- a CDS encoding protein arginine kinase, with protein sequence MAIDRFLRPKASSWMANDGENVDIAMSTRIRLARNLNDFQFPYAFSEDEALKVDKAISAVLLDKGRELDYNFTHIDIQETPTLEREVLVEKHLISPYLAKGQHSGSVLLSNNEELSIMVNEEDHLRIQSLQSGFHLQEAYQVAHQLDSLLEKHLSYAFHEKFGYLTSCPTNTGTGMRASVMLHLPALTMSHQINRIIPAISRLGMVVRGSYGEGSEALGNVYQISNQLTLGKSEYEILQDLQNMTEQIIQQERRAREAILNNSPVVLEDRIYRSLGTLTHSRLLTTEEAATCLSDVRLGIDLKMIKDMDMSILNELMIFMQPAFLQQYSNKPLQPKERDFARARLFRERLNRESLNDEGEDFV encoded by the coding sequence ATGGCGATTGATCGTTTCCTTCGTCCAAAAGCGAGCAGCTGGATGGCTAATGATGGAGAAAACGTCGATATAGCGATGAGTACACGCATTCGATTAGCTCGAAATTTAAATGACTTTCAATTTCCATACGCTTTTTCTGAAGATGAAGCTTTAAAAGTAGATAAAGCAATTTCAGCTGTTTTATTGGACAAAGGAAGAGAGTTGGATTATAACTTTACTCATATTGATATACAAGAAACGCCAACGTTAGAACGCGAGGTTTTGGTGGAGAAGCATTTGATTAGTCCTTACCTTGCGAAAGGACAACATTCTGGTTCAGTCCTTCTATCGAACAATGAAGAACTAAGCATTATGGTTAATGAGGAAGACCACTTGCGGATACAGAGTTTGCAATCGGGTTTTCATCTACAAGAAGCGTACCAGGTAGCTCATCAGCTCGACTCATTGCTTGAGAAGCATTTATCTTATGCGTTTCATGAAAAATTTGGTTATTTAACAAGTTGTCCGACGAATACTGGTACCGGAATGAGGGCATCGGTTATGCTGCATTTACCGGCTCTGACTATGTCGCACCAAATTAACCGAATTATTCCCGCTATATCACGATTAGGAATGGTTGTGAGAGGGAGTTATGGCGAAGGTAGCGAAGCGCTCGGAAATGTTTATCAAATTTCCAATCAACTTACACTTGGAAAATCCGAGTACGAAATTCTTCAAGACCTTCAAAATATGACAGAGCAAATTATTCAACAAGAACGTCGAGCTAGAGAAGCAATTCTGAATAACTCGCCAGTAGTATTGGAAGATCGGATTTACCGGTCTCTTGGGACACTTACACATTCGCGGCTTCTTACCACAGAAGAAGCAGCAACGTGTTTGTCAGATGTCCGGTTGGGTATTGATTTAAAAATGATCAAAGATATGGATATGTCTATATTGAATGAATTGATGATTTTTATGCAACCAGCTTTTTTACAGCAATATTCTAACAAGCCACTACAGCCAAAAGAACGCGATTTTGCTCGAGCGAGATTATTTCGCGAACGCTTAAATAGAGAAAGCTTAAATGATGAAGGAGAGGATTTTGTATGA
- the clpC gene encoding ATP-dependent protease ATP-binding subunit ClpC translates to MMFNRFTQRAQKVLQLAQEEAIRMKHESIGTEHILLGLIREGGGIAAKALEAIEVNTQLIEEGVKELVGVGEKNVGPIVHYTPRAKKVIELSVDESRKLGHSYIGTEHLLLALIREGEGVAARVLGNAGVSLNKARQQVLQLLGSNEQASTGSNPNASANTPTLDGLARDLTQVAREGSLDPVIGRSDEITRVIEVLSRRTKNNPVLIGEPGVGKTAIAEGLAQQIINNEVPETLRDKRVMVLDMGTVVAGTKYRGEFEDRLKKVMDEIRQAGNIILFIDELHTLIGAGGAEGAIDASNILKPSLARGELQCIGATTLDEYRKYIEKDAALERRFQPIQVDEPSVDETILIIRGLRDRYEAHHRVKITDEAIEAAAKMSDRYISDRFLPDKAIDLIDEAGSKVRLRSYTTPPDLKELEAKLEAARHEKNEAVQSQEFEKAASLRDVEQKLKDQLEKTKKEWKEKQGKEESQVTVEDIAKVVSMWTGIPVSKLAQTESDKLLNLEEILHGRVIGQDEAVTSISKAIRRARAGLKDPKRPIGSFIFLGPTGVGKTELARALAESMFGDEDAMIRIDMSEYMERHSTSRLVGSPPGYVGYEEGGQLTEKVRRKPYSVILLDEIEKAHPDVFNILLQVLEDGRLTDSKGRRVDFRNTVIIMTSNVGAEELKYNKYVGFNLEDAKTDYKDMKDKMLAELKKAFRPEFLNRIDDMIVFHSLEKDNLREIVTLMTKQLTDRLKEQDIDLELTEAALDKVANEGYDPEYGARPLRRALQKHVEDRLSEELLKGTALAGQHIVFDVEDGDFIVRTDQPVVELQKK, encoded by the coding sequence ATGATGTTCAATCGATTTACACAACGCGCACAAAAAGTTCTTCAACTAGCTCAAGAAGAGGCAATTCGCATGAAACATGAATCCATCGGTACAGAGCACATTTTGCTTGGCTTGATTCGTGAAGGTGGCGGTATTGCCGCTAAAGCACTTGAAGCAATTGAAGTGAATACACAGTTGATTGAAGAAGGCGTAAAAGAACTTGTTGGTGTTGGTGAGAAAAATGTTGGACCGATTGTCCACTACACGCCAAGAGCAAAAAAAGTCATCGAGTTATCTGTAGATGAATCACGTAAATTAGGCCATTCTTATATCGGTACAGAACATTTATTGCTTGCATTGATCCGTGAAGGTGAAGGCGTTGCAGCACGAGTACTTGGGAATGCCGGCGTTAGCTTGAATAAAGCACGTCAGCAAGTATTGCAGCTGCTTGGCAGCAACGAACAGGCTTCTACTGGCAGCAATCCGAATGCCTCTGCTAATACACCTACATTGGACGGTCTAGCGCGCGACTTGACTCAAGTGGCTCGCGAAGGCAGCTTAGACCCAGTGATTGGGCGCAGTGACGAGATTACTCGCGTAATTGAAGTATTAAGCCGAAGAACCAAAAATAACCCAGTATTAATAGGGGAACCTGGTGTTGGTAAAACTGCCATCGCTGAAGGTTTAGCGCAACAAATTATTAATAATGAAGTACCGGAAACTTTGCGCGACAAACGCGTTATGGTGCTTGACATGGGTACTGTGGTAGCTGGTACAAAATATCGCGGTGAGTTTGAAGACCGTTTGAAAAAAGTGATGGATGAAATCCGCCAAGCGGGCAATATCATTCTCTTTATCGATGAGCTTCATACATTGATTGGAGCCGGTGGAGCAGAAGGGGCAATCGATGCATCGAATATACTAAAACCTTCTCTAGCACGCGGGGAATTGCAATGTATCGGTGCGACAACTCTTGATGAGTACCGCAAGTACATTGAAAAAGATGCGGCTCTTGAACGCCGTTTCCAGCCGATCCAAGTAGATGAGCCGTCAGTTGATGAAACGATTTTAATTATTAGAGGATTGCGTGACCGTTACGAAGCGCATCACCGGGTGAAAATTACCGATGAAGCAATTGAAGCGGCTGCGAAGATGTCCGACCGCTACATTTCTGACCGGTTCTTGCCGGATAAAGCGATCGATTTGATCGATGAAGCGGGTTCTAAAGTAAGACTTCGCTCTTACACTACTCCACCTGATTTAAAAGAATTAGAAGCGAAATTAGAAGCAGCGCGTCATGAGAAAAATGAAGCTGTGCAAAGCCAAGAGTTTGAAAAAGCAGCTTCACTTCGTGATGTTGAACAAAAATTAAAAGATCAACTAGAAAAAACGAAAAAAGAGTGGAAAGAAAAACAAGGTAAAGAAGAATCACAAGTTACTGTAGAAGATATCGCGAAAGTTGTTTCTATGTGGACTGGGATTCCAGTGTCTAAATTGGCACAAACTGAATCTGATAAGCTATTAAACTTGGAAGAAATTCTTCACGGACGTGTTATCGGGCAAGATGAAGCCGTTACGTCGATTTCGAAAGCCATCCGCCGTGCGCGTGCTGGATTGAAAGATCCAAAACGTCCAATCGGTTCATTTATCTTCCTTGGACCAACTGGGGTAGGTAAAACTGAATTGGCTCGGGCCCTTGCTGAATCAATGTTCGGTGATGAAGATGCGATGATCCGAATTGATATGTCCGAGTACATGGAAAGACATTCGACTTCACGCCTTGTTGGTTCGCCTCCAGGATATGTTGGTTATGAAGAAGGCGGCCAGTTAACTGAAAAAGTACGCCGCAAACCATATTCGGTTATCTTGCTTGACGAAATTGAGAAAGCTCACCCAGATGTCTTCAATATCTTATTACAAGTGCTTGAAGATGGACGATTGACTGATTCAAAAGGGCGTAGAGTCGACTTCCGAAACACTGTCATCATCATGACTTCGAACGTTGGTGCGGAAGAATTGAAATACAATAAATATGTTGGTTTTAATTTAGAAGATGCAAAAACCGATTACAAAGACATGAAAGACAAAATGCTTGCTGAGTTGAAAAAAGCATTCCGTCCAGAATTCTTAAACCGGATTGACGACATGATCGTCTTCCACTCACTTGAAAAAGATAACTTACGAGAAATTGTAACGCTGATGACAAAACAATTAACTGATCGATTAAAAGAACAGGATATTGATTTGGAATTGACTGAAGCAGCGCTTGATAAAGTAGCGAATGAAGGATATGATCCTGAATACGGAGCACGCCCATTGCGCCGCGCACTTCAAAAGCATGTTGAAGACCGCTTGTCTGAAGAATTGTTGAAAGGCACAGCACTTGCTGGCCAACACATCGTATTCGATGTAGAGGACGGAGATTTTATTGTCCGCACAGATCAACCAGTTGTAGAATTACAGAAAAAGTAA